A genomic region of Chryseobacterium sp. KACC 21268 contains the following coding sequences:
- a CDS encoding outer membrane lipoprotein carrier protein LolA, whose amino-acid sequence MFKNIAFFAFLLISGFVFAQSTAMTGAESKAFVTKISAETKEIKTLQSDFVQTKKMDFLDKNIVTQGKMSLKSPNTLSWKYTKPYQYSIIFKENKIFINDQGKKSSVDAKSKTFEKINKLIVGSSNGKMFSDPEFSVVYMKNSSSNIAKFTPKSAQLLKYIKQIELHFPKNQSTVSQVNMTEASGDTTNIVFKNTKINAPIPASEFSL is encoded by the coding sequence ATGTTTAAAAATATAGCTTTCTTCGCCTTTTTATTAATTTCAGGTTTCGTTTTTGCCCAATCTACGGCAATGACGGGTGCCGAATCCAAAGCATTTGTGACAAAAATTTCTGCTGAAACAAAGGAAATTAAAACTTTGCAAAGCGATTTCGTTCAAACAAAAAAAATGGATTTTTTAGATAAAAACATTGTCACACAAGGGAAAATGTCTTTAAAATCACCAAACACACTGAGCTGGAAATACACAAAACCTTATCAGTACAGCATTATCTTTAAGGAAAACAAAATTTTCATCAACGACCAAGGGAAAAAATCATCGGTGGATGCAAAGAGCAAAACTTTTGAAAAAATAAATAAACTGATTGTCGGGAGTTCCAATGGAAAAATGTTCAGTGACCCTGAATTTTCTGTAGTTTATATGAAAAATTCAAGTTCGAACATTGCGAAATTTACTCCGAAATCTGCGCAGTTACTGAAATACATTAAGCAAATCGAACTTCATTTTCCTAAAAATCAGTCGACAGTTTCGCAAGTGAATATGACCGAAGCTTCGGGAGATACTACGAATATTGTTTTTAAAAACACCAAAATCAATGCGCCGATTCCTGCTTCTGAGTTTTCTTTATAG
- a CDS encoding 3-hydroxyacyl-ACP dehydratase, with amino-acid sequence MQTILTNFYTLESSEKSENGSFIAKIKLNPNHEIFKGHFPGNPVTPGVCMMQIVKDLTENFTASKLFLKSASNVKFMAIINPFETPDLVLQLDITEKDGELKVKNTTSFGETIALKLSVNYTKI; translated from the coding sequence ATGCAAACCATTCTTACCAACTTTTACACTTTAGAATCATCCGAAAAATCAGAGAATGGAAGTTTCATTGCGAAGATAAAACTCAATCCAAATCACGAGATTTTCAAAGGTCATTTTCCTGGAAATCCTGTGACGCCAGGTGTTTGTATGATGCAGATTGTGAAAGACTTGACGGAAAATTTCACCGCTTCAAAATTGTTTTTGAAATCCGCTTCCAATGTAAAGTTTATGGCCATCATCAATCCTTTTGAAACGCCAGATTTGGTTTTACAATTGGACATCACCGAAAAAGATGGCGAACTGAAAGTAAAGAACACGACCAGTTTTGGCGAAACAATTGCATTGAAACTGTCAGTTAATTACACCAAAATCTAA
- a CDS encoding DUF2062 domain-containing protein, with product MTIHEVRNAIFERKICVLIPTYNNEKTLKRVIDGVLDYTQNIIVVNDGSTDSTSSILSDYEISIINLPENKGKGNALKIGFRKALELGFDFAITIDSDGQHYPDDIPVFVEALLAENEDVLLIGNRNMSQDGIPKKSSFGNNFSNFWFWFETGIKLQDTQSGYRLYPLNKIPKKYFTPKFEFEIEIIVRTAWKNIPVKNVPVKVLYDPAERVSHFRPFKDFTRISILNTILVIITLAYIKPRNFIHNFRKKSFKRFIKEDVLESDGSNRTKAFSIALGAFIGLSPVWGFQTALTISLAVIFKLNKVLAFVSSNISFPPFIPLIIAGSLFIGAPFVDGETNFLNHEINFELVKNHLLQYIIGSMILATSVSTILGVGFYLFLNKVNPENG from the coding sequence ATGACCATCCACGAAGTACGAAACGCCATCTTCGAAAGGAAAATCTGTGTTTTAATCCCTACTTACAACAACGAAAAAACACTGAAACGCGTCATCGACGGCGTTCTGGATTACACCCAAAACATCATTGTTGTAAACGACGGTTCCACGGATTCTACTTCGTCCATTTTGAGTGATTACGAAATTTCAATCATTAATTTGCCCGAAAACAAAGGCAAAGGAAATGCTCTGAAAATCGGTTTCAGAAAAGCTTTGGAACTTGGATTTGATTTTGCCATCACGATAGATTCCGACGGTCAGCATTATCCAGACGATATTCCCGTTTTTGTGGAGGCTTTGCTTGCGGAAAATGAAGATGTTTTGCTCATCGGCAACCGGAATATGTCGCAAGATGGCATTCCGAAGAAAAGTAGTTTCGGAAACAATTTTTCCAACTTCTGGTTTTGGTTCGAGACCGGAATCAAGCTTCAGGACACGCAATCCGGCTATCGACTTTATCCATTAAACAAAATCCCAAAAAAATATTTCACGCCAAAATTCGAGTTCGAAATCGAGATTATCGTACGAACTGCGTGGAAAAATATTCCGGTTAAAAATGTTCCAGTGAAAGTCCTTTACGACCCAGCGGAACGGGTTTCTCATTTCCGACCTTTCAAAGATTTTACTCGAATCAGTATTCTGAATACCATACTGGTTATCATCACTTTAGCCTACATCAAACCTCGGAATTTTATTCATAATTTCAGGAAGAAAAGTTTCAAAAGATTCATCAAAGAAGATGTTTTGGAAAGCGATGGAAGCAACCGTACCAAGGCGTTTTCCATTGCGTTGGGCGCGTTCATTGGATTGTCTCCGGTGTGGGGTTTTCAGACGGCTTTGACGATATCTTTAGCTGTTATTTTCAAGCTCAACAAAGTGCTGGCATTCGTCTCTTCCAACATCAGTTTTCCGCCGTTCATTCCGCTCATTATTGCGGGTTCTCTGTTTATTGGTGCGCCTTTCGTGGATGGGGAAACCAATTTTCTGAATCACGAAATCAACTTTGAACTGGTCAAAAACCATCTGCTTCAATACATTATCGGCAGTATGATTTTGGCAACTTCGGTCTCCACAATTCTGGGCGTTGGTTTTTATCTTTTCCTCAACAAAGTCAATCCCGAAAACGGTTAG
- a CDS encoding C45 family autoproteolytic acyltransferase/hydrolase, whose amino-acid sequence MKNRVLLYLFFVLNVISCGVSKSINHVPQISQYSLEIPKVKIINDSTFSFNQNYLTKNKQQLWELYIHGNPLQLGYNNGALTQNLMQNQETIFFSKVEGFVPSKFKQKLLNGFLKWYNRKMYLNVREDYQSEIYGLSQCSSDKYNFIAPKYLRSLYLHGAHDIGHAMQDLAMVGCSSLAVWNENTEDGDLLIGRNFDFYVGDDFAKNKLVEFVEPENGIPYMSVSWPGMIGVVSGMNKEGITVTINAGKSKIPMTAKTPISLVTREILQFAKNIDEAIAIAKKRKVFVSESILVGSANDKSAVIIEVSPDNFGVFKLENSSQLVCTNHFQSEAYKDDERNQKHIAESHSEYRYEKLQELLTENPKLNPEKLASILRDKSGLKGAQIGYGNEKALNQLLAHHAVIFSPEKRLVWVSSNPYQLGEFVCYDLNKIFSDERLKTGKFATSNLNIAKDSFVDSQEFKNYEEFKKLSSPFDENKILSDKFINHYQALNPDFWLVYYQAGKYYFNQKDYQKAKIEFEKALKKEITTVPDKKNVEKYLKKTLRKLK is encoded by the coding sequence ATGAAAAATAGAGTTCTACTTTATCTGTTTTTTGTTTTAAATGTCATTTCGTGTGGCGTTTCAAAGTCCATCAATCACGTTCCGCAAATCAGCCAATATTCTCTTGAAATCCCGAAAGTTAAAATAATAAACGACTCAACTTTTAGCTTTAATCAAAATTATCTGACCAAAAATAAACAGCAACTTTGGGAACTCTACATCCACGGAAATCCATTGCAGTTGGGCTATAACAACGGTGCTTTGACACAGAATCTGATGCAAAATCAGGAAACAATTTTCTTTTCCAAGGTTGAAGGCTTTGTGCCATCAAAATTCAAACAAAAACTGTTGAATGGTTTTTTGAAATGGTACAATCGGAAAATGTATCTGAATGTTCGGGAAGATTATCAAAGCGAAATCTATGGTTTATCCCAATGCTCATCAGATAAATACAACTTCATTGCGCCAAAATATCTTCGAAGTTTGTACTTGCACGGCGCGCACGACATCGGTCACGCAATGCAGGATTTGGCGATGGTTGGCTGTTCTTCACTCGCTGTTTGGAACGAAAATACGGAAGACGGCGATTTGCTGATTGGAAGAAATTTCGATTTTTATGTCGGCGACGATTTTGCCAAAAATAAGTTGGTAGAATTTGTAGAACCAGAAAACGGAATTCCATATATGTCGGTCAGTTGGCCGGGAATGATTGGCGTGGTTTCGGGAATGAATAAGGAAGGAATCACAGTTACAATCAACGCTGGAAAATCCAAAATTCCGATGACCGCGAAAACACCGATTTCGCTTGTGACTCGTGAAATTCTACAGTTTGCTAAAAATATTGATGAAGCGATTGCGATTGCAAAAAAACGGAAAGTCTTCGTTTCAGAATCGATTTTGGTTGGAAGTGCGAATGATAAAAGTGCTGTAATCATTGAAGTTTCGCCGGATAATTTCGGGGTTTTTAAATTGGAAAATTCGAGTCAATTGGTTTGTACGAATCACTTTCAGTCTGAGGCTTACAAAGATGACGAGCGAAATCAGAAGCACATTGCGGAAAGCCATTCGGAATATCGTTATGAAAAACTTCAGGAATTGTTGACAGAAAATCCAAAATTGAATCCTGAAAAATTGGCTTCGATTTTACGAGATAAATCTGGTTTGAAAGGAGCACAAATCGGTTATGGAAATGAGAAGGCTTTGAACCAACTTTTGGCGCATCACGCTGTGATTTTTTCGCCGGAGAAACGATTGGTTTGGGTGTCGTCAAATCCTTATCAATTAGGCGAATTTGTCTGTTATGACCTCAATAAAATCTTCTCTGATGAGCGATTGAAAACTGGAAAATTTGCGACTTCAAATCTGAATATTGCGAAAGATTCTTTTGTGGATTCTCAGGAATTCAAAAATTATGAGGAATTTAAAAAACTGAGTTCTCCGTTTGATGAAAACAAAATTTTGTCTGATAAATTTATCAATCATTATCAAGCTTTAAATCCTGATTTTTGGTTGGTTTATTATCAAGCTGGGAAATATTATTTCAATCAAAAAGATTATCAGAAAGCGAAAATTGAATTTGAAAAAGCTTTGAAGAAGGAGATTACAACGGTTCCCGACAAAAAGAATGTTGAGAAATATCTGAAGAAGACTTTGAGAAAGTTGAAATAA
- a CDS encoding NAD(P)/FAD-dependent oxidoreductase, giving the protein MKKQYDILVIGSGIGGLVSALVLAKEGLKVCVLEKNNQYGGNLQTFSRDKLIFDTGVHYLGGLSEGQNLHQYFKYLGIIQDLNLEKMDEIGFDKITFENDEIEYPHSQGYDNFVNQLSIIFPEERENLISYVNEIQSVCNQFPRYNLVGDGKYDEDILYINAKDFIASITSNKKLQTVLAGSNFLYAGSDKTPLYVHALTVNSYIQSAYKCTNGGSQISKLLIKQLRNYGAEVYKHSEVSEMIFDEEQILKSVKTKTGKEYFAEKFISNIEIKTTLDLIGKEHFKKSFTKRIDELEPISSCFSVYIVLKPKTFKHFNFNYYHYKNEENIWNQSDYSEENWPESYMLSATASKQNPEFAESLTILTYMNYDEVKQWENTFNTVAEEHERGKNYEAFKTEKAEKLISEIEKKFPELRSQIKAVHTSSPLSYRDYIGGYKGNMYGYTKDSSNPMKTIFSPKTKVSNLFLTGQSVNMHGILGCTIGAFNTCSEILGKELIDERLTQVLNQADEK; this is encoded by the coding sequence TTGAAAAAACAATACGACATACTAGTCATCGGAAGCGGAATTGGTGGACTTGTTTCTGCCTTGGTTTTGGCGAAAGAGGGACTGAAAGTATGCGTATTAGAAAAGAATAACCAATACGGCGGAAACCTCCAAACCTTTTCGCGTGACAAACTCATTTTCGATACAGGCGTCCATTATTTGGGTGGACTTTCCGAAGGTCAGAATCTCCATCAATATTTTAAATATCTCGGCATCATCCAAGATTTGAATCTCGAGAAAATGGACGAAATCGGATTCGACAAAATCACTTTTGAAAACGACGAAATCGAATATCCACATTCTCAAGGTTACGACAATTTTGTAAATCAATTATCAATTATTTTTCCTGAGGAGCGAGAGAATTTAATTAGTTATGTTAATGAAATTCAAAGCGTTTGCAATCAATTTCCAAGGTACAATCTTGTGGGCGATGGAAAATATGATGAAGACATTCTTTACATTAATGCCAAAGATTTTATAGCATCAATTACATCAAACAAGAAATTGCAAACGGTTTTAGCAGGCTCCAATTTTCTTTATGCAGGTTCGGATAAAACGCCTTTGTATGTTCACGCCTTGACTGTCAATTCGTACATTCAAAGTGCGTATAAATGTACGAACGGCGGAAGTCAAATCTCAAAATTACTGATTAAACAATTGAGAAATTACGGCGCAGAAGTCTATAAACATTCCGAAGTTTCAGAGATGATTTTCGATGAGGAACAAATTTTGAAATCCGTAAAAACCAAAACCGGAAAAGAATATTTTGCGGAAAAATTCATTTCGAATATTGAGATAAAAACAACTTTGGATTTGATTGGTAAAGAACATTTTAAGAAATCTTTCACCAAAAGAATTGATGAGTTAGAACCGATAAGTTCGTGTTTCAGCGTTTACATTGTTCTAAAACCGAAGACTTTCAAACATTTTAATTTCAATTATTACCATTATAAAAACGAAGAAAATATCTGGAATCAGTCCGATTATTCTGAGGAAAATTGGCCAGAATCTTATATGCTTTCCGCAACGGCTTCCAAACAGAATCCTGAGTTCGCAGAAAGTTTGACCATTCTGACTTATATGAATTATGATGAGGTAAAACAATGGGAAAACACTTTCAACACGGTTGCTGAAGAACACGAACGGGGAAAAAATTACGAAGCATTCAAAACTGAAAAAGCTGAAAAGTTGATTTCTGAAATCGAAAAGAAATTTCCGGAACTGCGTTCTCAAATCAAAGCTGTTCACACCTCTTCGCCACTTTCTTACCGCGATTACATCGGCGGTTACAAGGGAAATATGTACGGCTATACGAAAGATTCGTCCAATCCGATGAAAACGATTTTCTCGCCGAAAACCAAGGTCAGTAACCTTTTTCTGACAGGTCAAAGCGTGAATATGCACGGGATTTTGGGATGTACAATTGGCGCGTTCAACACTTGCTCGGAGATTCTGGGAAAAGAATTGATTGACGAAAGATTGACTCAAGTTTTAAATCAAGCCGATGAAAAATAG
- a CDS encoding lipid A biosynthesis acyltransferase, whose protein sequence is MNKWKGKSKGTILGYQIFVWCIKNIGIRSSYFVLYFVATYYFIFEKKSNQYISYYFKNRLNFSALKTKFSVFKSYFVFGKVLIDKTAISVGLRNRFTYEFDGIENLKNLLAEKKGGVLISAHIGNFEIAENFFADIDFDAQINLVTTDQEVTAIREYMESISVKKSNIKFIFVKDDMSHIFRINEALSNNELICFTGDRYFEGSKFLEADLLGKTAKFPAGPFLIASRLRVPVVYVYVMKEKNLHYHLYARVAQNIKNRDSQGLLNSYVQNLESMLKKYPLQWFNYFDFWDDID, encoded by the coding sequence ATGAACAAATGGAAAGGCAAATCCAAAGGAACGATATTAGGTTACCAGATTTTCGTTTGGTGCATCAAGAATATCGGAATCCGAAGCTCCTATTTTGTCCTCTATTTCGTTGCGACCTACTACTTCATTTTCGAGAAGAAAAGCAACCAATATATTTCTTATTATTTTAAAAACAGACTGAATTTCAGTGCTTTGAAAACCAAATTTTCCGTTTTCAAAAGCTATTTTGTCTTCGGTAAAGTTTTGATTGACAAAACCGCCATTTCTGTTGGTTTAAGAAACCGATTCACCTACGAATTCGATGGCATTGAAAATCTCAAAAACCTTCTCGCTGAGAAAAAAGGTGGAGTTCTCATTAGCGCACACATCGGAAATTTCGAAATCGCTGAAAATTTTTTTGCCGACATCGATTTTGATGCGCAAATCAACCTTGTCACGACAGACCAGGAAGTGACGGCCATCAGAGAATATATGGAAAGCATCTCCGTCAAGAAAAGCAACATCAAATTCATTTTTGTGAAGGACGATATGTCGCACATTTTCCGAATCAACGAAGCTTTGTCCAACAACGAACTGATTTGTTTCACAGGCGACCGATATTTCGAAGGCTCCAAATTTCTGGAAGCCGACTTGCTCGGAAAAACCGCCAAATTTCCCGCTGGACCTTTTCTCATCGCCTCCAGATTGCGCGTTCCCGTGGTTTATGTTTATGTGATGAAGGAAAAAAATCTCCATTATCATCTCTATGCGCGAGTCGCTCAGAACATCAAAAACCGCGATTCTCAAGGCTTGCTCAACTCCTACGTCCAAAATCTGGAATCGATGCTCAAAAAATATCCACTCCAATGGTTCAATTACTTCGACTTTTGGGACGATATTGATTGA
- a CDS encoding phosphopantetheine-binding protein produces the protein MEKEKIITIANDFLVNEFEVDRDDIANDANFKTTLGLDSLDYIDMVVVIESNFGVKLGEADFKKVITFEDFYNTIEQKITEKA, from the coding sequence ATGGAAAAAGAAAAAATTATTACGATTGCTAATGATTTTCTTGTCAATGAATTTGAGGTGGACCGCGATGATATCGCCAATGATGCCAACTTCAAAACCACACTGGGCTTGGACAGCCTGGATTATATCGATATGGTCGTGGTTATCGAGTCTAATTTTGGTGTAAAATTGGGTGAGGCGGACTTCAAAAAAGTCATCACGTTTGAAGATTTCTATAACACGATAGAACAAAAAATTACTGAAAAGGCGTAA
- a CDS encoding beta-ketoacyl-[acyl-carrier-protein] synthase family protein, with protein MENRVVITGMGIYSCIGISLEEVKESLYHGKSGIVLDEERKEFGYRSGLTGRVPKPDLKSLLSRRQRISMGEESEYAYLATIDALKQAGIEQEFLDANEVGILYGNDSVSQAVVEAIDTVREKHDTTLMGSGAIFKSMNSTVTMNLSTIFKLRGINLTISAACASGSHSLGLAYLLIKNGMQDIVVCGGAQETNKFSMASFDGLGVFSVREDEPAKASRPFDAGRDGLIPSGGAATLIVESLESAQRRGANILAEIVGYGFSSNGGHISTPNVDGPALAMERSLKQADLTPKDIDYINAHATSTPLGDANEAKAIHEIFGNEIPVSSTKSMTGHECWMAGASEVVYSILMMQNDFIAPNINLENPDDDAKKINLITETKNQKIDVFLSNSFGFGGTNSALIVKKFV; from the coding sequence ATGGAAAACAGAGTCGTCATTACCGGAATGGGAATTTATTCCTGCATTGGGATTTCTTTGGAAGAAGTTAAAGAATCGCTCTATCACGGAAAATCCGGAATTGTTTTGGATGAGGAAAGAAAGGAATTTGGCTACAGGTCAGGTTTAACAGGCCGTGTTCCCAAGCCAGATTTGAAGAGCCTTCTCAGCAGAAGACAGCGCATCAGTATGGGCGAAGAAAGCGAATATGCTTATCTGGCAACGATTGACGCTTTAAAGCAGGCTGGCATTGAACAGGAATTTCTTGATGCCAACGAAGTCGGAATTTTATACGGTAATGACAGTGTTTCTCAGGCAGTTGTAGAAGCAATTGACACCGTGAGAGAAAAGCACGACACCACATTGATGGGTTCAGGGGCGATTTTCAAATCAATGAATTCCACTGTGACGATGAACCTTTCAACGATTTTCAAACTGAGAGGAATTAATTTGACAATTAGTGCGGCTTGCGCCAGCGGTTCTCATTCTTTAGGTTTAGCTTATTTGCTGATTAAGAACGGAATGCAAGACATTGTTGTTTGCGGAGGCGCCCAGGAAACCAACAAATTTTCAATGGCAAGTTTCGATGGCTTAGGCGTTTTCTCTGTTCGTGAAGATGAACCTGCGAAAGCTTCCAGACCATTTGATGCCGGACGTGATGGACTGATTCCAAGCGGTGGCGCAGCAACCTTGATTGTTGAAAGCCTGGAATCTGCACAGAGGAGAGGTGCCAATATTTTAGCCGAAATTGTCGGCTACGGATTTTCTTCCAACGGCGGACACATTTCTACACCGAATGTCGACGGGCCAGCTCTAGCAATGGAAAGGTCTCTGAAACAAGCCGACCTCACGCCAAAAGATATCGATTATATCAATGCCCACGCCACTTCCACACCTTTGGGCGATGCGAATGAAGCAAAAGCAATCCACGAGATTTTCGGAAACGAAATTCCTGTAAGCTCCACCAAATCTATGACCGGCCACGAATGTTGGATGGCTGGCGCAAGTGAAGTTGTGTATTCTATTCTAATGATGCAGAATGATTTCATCGCACCAAACATCAATCTCGAAAATCCAGACGACGACGCAAAAAAGATAAATCTCATCACCGAAACCAAAAATCAAAAAATTGACGTATTTTTGTCGAATTCTTTCGGATTTGGAGGAACCAATTCTGCATTGATTGTTAAAAAATTTGTTTAA
- the fabG gene encoding 3-oxoacyl-ACP reductase FabG, with protein MKCAIITGGSRGIGRAICLKLAEEKNYHILINYTSNEDAAKETLSKVEELGSTGEILKFDVGNAEETLNVLGDWQEKNPESLVEVIVNNAGITRDGLFMWMKSEDWNSVINTSLNGFFNVTNFFIQKLLRNKYGRIINMVSVSGMKGTAGQTNYSAAKGAVVGATKALAQEVAKRNITVNAVAPGFIRTDMTQDFDEKELKAMIPANRFGEAEEVADLVAFLASRKSSYITGEVININGGIYS; from the coding sequence ATGAAGTGTGCAATCATAACAGGAGGATCCAGAGGAATTGGTAGAGCGATCTGTCTGAAACTGGCGGAGGAAAAAAACTATCACATTCTTATCAATTATACTTCAAACGAAGACGCCGCAAAGGAAACTTTATCAAAAGTGGAAGAGTTGGGTTCTACAGGAGAAATTCTTAAATTTGATGTAGGAAATGCCGAAGAAACCTTGAATGTTCTTGGCGATTGGCAGGAGAAGAATCCAGAATCTTTGGTAGAAGTGATCGTCAATAACGCGGGAATCACGAGAGACGGACTTTTTATGTGGATGAAATCCGAGGATTGGAATTCTGTGATCAACACAAGCTTGAATGGTTTTTTCAATGTGACCAATTTTTTCATTCAGAAATTATTGAGAAACAAATACGGCAGGATCATCAATATGGTTTCTGTTTCTGGCATGAAAGGCACAGCCGGACAAACCAATTATTCTGCAGCAAAAGGTGCGGTAGTGGGAGCGACAAAAGCTTTGGCTCAGGAAGTTGCGAAAAGAAATATCACTGTCAACGCCGTAGCACCAGGATTTATCAGAACCGATATGACCCAGGATTTTGATGAGAAAGAACTGAAAGCAATGATTCCCGCCAACCGTTTTGGTGAAGCGGAAGAAGTGGCTGACCTTGTTGCATTTTTAGCATCGAGAAAATCGTCTTACATCACTGGCGAGGTGATCAATATCAACGGAGGAATTTATTCATAA
- a CDS encoding aromatic amino acid ammonia-lyase, with product MKISNHLDIRDFQRIIIENENIELDDTLLQRVNASFQFLKEFSKNKVIYGVNTGFGPMAQFKINDQDTHQLQYNLIRSHSSGIGNPLPADEVKACMLARLNTLSLGRSGVHDSVVNLLKDLINRNITPLIFEHGGVGASGDLVQLAHLALVLIGEGEVFFKGERKSTKEVFETEGLQPINVEIREGLALMNGTSVMSGIGIVNSYKANQLTEISIKLSCAINELVQAYDDHFSESLNATKKHLGQQKVAEKMRSYLSDSKLIRKREDHLYTSFEEQDKVFKEKVQEYYSLRCVPQILGPVLDTLKYTEEVLENEINSANDNPIINVEDQHVYHGGNFHGDYISLEMDKLKIVVTKLTMLAERQLNYLLNAKINEIFPPFVNLGKLGFNFGMQGVQFTATSTTAESQMLSNPMYVHSIPNNNDNQDIVSMGTNAAVVCRKVIENAFEVLAIEAITIVQAVEYLGFQDKISSSTKELYTEIRKIIPAFSEDMVMYPYLEGVKQYLKNYKY from the coding sequence ATGAAAATTAGCAACCATTTAGATATAAGGGATTTCCAGAGGATAATCATTGAAAATGAAAACATAGAATTGGACGATACACTTTTACAAAGAGTGAACGCCAGTTTCCAATTTCTGAAAGAATTTTCTAAAAATAAAGTGATCTATGGTGTCAACACAGGTTTCGGACCTATGGCACAGTTCAAGATCAATGATCAGGACACGCATCAGCTTCAGTACAATCTCATCAGAAGTCATTCTTCTGGCATCGGAAATCCATTGCCTGCAGATGAAGTAAAGGCTTGTATGTTGGCTAGGCTTAATACATTGTCGCTTGGTCGTTCTGGTGTTCACGATTCTGTTGTTAATTTGCTTAAAGATTTGATAAACAGAAATATTACGCCACTGATCTTCGAACACGGCGGCGTCGGTGCAAGTGGGGATTTGGTTCAATTAGCTCACTTAGCTTTAGTTCTAATCGGTGAAGGCGAAGTTTTCTTCAAAGGAGAAAGAAAATCAACGAAAGAAGTTTTCGAAACTGAAGGATTGCAACCGATCAATGTTGAGATCCGCGAAGGTCTTGCCTTGATGAACGGAACTTCCGTGATGTCAGGAATTGGAATCGTCAACTCATACAAAGCCAATCAATTAACTGAAATTTCTATCAAATTATCTTGCGCTATCAACGAGTTGGTTCAGGCTTACGATGACCATTTTTCTGAATCGCTCAATGCGACCAAAAAACATCTTGGACAACAAAAAGTAGCAGAGAAAATGCGCTCATATTTGTCTGACAGTAAATTAATTAGAAAAAGAGAAGACCACCTTTATACAAGTTTCGAAGAGCAAGATAAAGTTTTCAAGGAAAAGGTTCAGGAATATTATTCTTTGAGATGTGTTCCGCAAATTTTGGGACCAGTTTTAGACACTTTGAAATATACAGAAGAAGTGCTGGAGAATGAGATCAATTCTGCAAACGACAATCCAATCATCAATGTTGAGGATCAGCACGTTTATCACGGCGGAAATTTCCACGGCGATTATATTTCGCTCGAAATGGACAAGCTGAAAATTGTTGTGACGAAACTGACAATGTTAGCCGAAAGACAATTGAATTATTTGTTAAATGCTAAGATCAACGAGATCTTCCCACCATTTGTGAATTTGGGTAAATTAGGATTCAATTTTGGAATGCAGGGCGTTCAGTTCACAGCGACTTCTACAACGGCAGAAAGTCAGATGTTGTCCAACCCGATGTACGTTCACAGTATTCCTAATAACAATGACAATCAGGATATTGTAAGTATGGGAACCAATGCGGCGGTGGTCTGCAGAAAGGTGATTGAAAATGCTTTTGAAGTTTTAGCGATAGAAGCAATTACAATCGTCCAGGCAGTTGAGTATCTTGGTTTTCAGGATAAGATCTCATCATCTACCAAAGAACTTTATACAGAGATCAGAAAGATTATTCCAGCTTTCTCAGAAGATATGGTAATGTATCCGTACTTGGAAGGTGTGAAGCAATATCTGAAGAATTATAAATATTAA